In Glycine max cultivar Williams 82 chromosome 7, Glycine_max_v4.0, whole genome shotgun sequence, a single window of DNA contains:
- the LOC100789398 gene encoding uncharacterized protein isoform X1 yields the protein MGHFEKPIIKVEPLDEPINSTKVVEDTEVDIMSWTNKGDFGPNKVEDPDATDYSSSFADTTSDAENGYRLSDAEVESEFLGDNGLANTSDGSAFPMRKRKLTNRWRNFIRPLMWRCKWTELRIREIDSQALKYSKELAEYDKGKHTAPDEFTLEEFGSKSLPFLGEQLRSKAKKRRRRKKVEDTTDIGSYTSRHYIFSYLENKKSDPDGYLADDFGNPVITEPHVDSTDRFDIGEDQPLLDFNEIDASFQKMLWTIDNIHARVHKLKTDVDGILSKNASKFSSSENLSFLLNHGDVQQTSSAQSPTISAGNGDTVSVGVIYNSTQDGADFDIGDFVMHDSAISSYGEGPMIPDIIESTVGLLSAVDVTLHSALVVDPCEDVMVDNVLIHEVAETDEHTFKSASQYPVERLQDVERGEGEEESLNPVPIPMSDIHMATTNPAVSQEQSTLKSCMYRDGNILKNKRKRGERKACSGSWNKKCSGESENQSHLSCGGISFLQMQGVRLPAINS from the exons ATGGGTCACTTTGAGAAACCCATCATTAAGGTGGAGCCTTTGGATGAACCAATTAACTCTACAAAAGTTGTTGAGGACACTGAAGTCGACATCATGAGTTGGACAAACAAGGGTGATTTTGGTCCGAACAAAGTTGAGGACCCTGATGCAACAGACTATTCAAGCTCGTTTGCTGACACTACCTCTGATGCTGAAAATGGTTATAGATTGAGTGATGCTGAAGTGGAGTCAGAATTCTTGGGTGATAATGGCTTGGCAAACACTTCTGATGGTTCTGCATTTCCTATGAG GAAGAGGAAGTTGACCAATCGTTGGAGGAACTTTATACGACCTCTAATGTGGCGTTGCAAATGGACAGAACTAAGAATTAGGGAAATTGACTCACAAGCATTGAAATATAGTAAAGAGCTTGCAGAATATGACAAGGGAAAACATACAGCACCTGATGAATTTACTTTAGAAGAGTTTGGTTCAAAGTCATTGCCATTTTTGGGTGAACAGCTCAGAAGTAAGgccaaaaagagaagaagaaggaagaaagttgAAGACACAACTGATATTGGATCGTATACATCACGTCATTATATTTTCTCCTATCTTG AGAATAAGAAGTCTGATCCTGATGGCTATTTGGCTGATGATTTTGGCAATCCAG TGATCACAGAGCCGCATGTTGATTCAACAGACAGATTTGACATTGGAGAAGATCAACCTTTGTTGGATTTCAATGAAATCGATGCTTCCTTCCAGAAGATGCTTTGGACAATAGACAATATACATGCTAGGGTCCACAAGCTGAAGACTGATGTTGATGGAATCCTGTCCAAAAATGCTTCAAAGTTTTCTTCATCAGAAAATTTGAGCTTTCTTCTAAATCACGGTGATGTGCAGCAGACTAGCTCTGCTCAAAGTCCTACAATCTCTGCAGGGAATGGAGATACAGTATCTGTTGGGGTTATTTATAATTCAACTCAGGATGGAGCCGACTTTGATATAGGAGATTTTGTTATGCATGATAGTGCTATTTCAAGTTATGGAGAAGGTCCTATGATTCCTGATATAATTGAGAGCACTGTTGGCTTATTGTCTGCTGTTGATGTCACCCTCCATTCGGCCTTGGTTGTTGACCCGTGTGAAGATGTA ATGGTGGACAATGTCTTGATACATGAGGTAGCTGAAACAGATGAGCACACCTTTAAAAGTGCAAGTCAGTATCCTGTGGAGAGGCTTCAGGATGTGGAGAGAGGTGAAGGGGAAGAAGAAAGTCTGAATCCTGTTCCTATCCCCATGTCAGATATTCATATGGCAACAACAAACCCTGCAGTGTCTCAAGAGCAATCAACTCTGAAGTCCTGTATGTATAGAGATGGGAACATTctcaagaacaaaagaaaacgCGGGGAGCGCAAAGCGTGTTCAGGCAGCTGGAACAAGAAATGCTCGGGGGAATCTGAGAACCA GTCACATTTGAGTTGTGGTGGAATCAGCTTCCTGCAAATGCAAGGTGTAAGGCTACCTGCAATAAACTCATAA
- the LOC100789398 gene encoding uncharacterized protein isoform X2, whose protein sequence is MGHFEKPIIKVEPLDEPINSTKVVEDTEVDIMSWTNKGDFGPNKVEDPDATDYSSSFADTTSDAENGYRLSDAEVESEFLGDNGLANTSDGSAFPMRKRKLTNRWRNFIRPLMWRCKWTELRIREIDSQALKYSKELAEYDKGKHTAPDEFTLEEFGSKSLPFLGEQLRSKAKKRRRRKKVEDTTDIGSYTSRHYIFSYLENKKSDPDGYLADDFGNPVITEPHVDSTDRFDIGEDQPLLDFNEIDASFQKMLWTIDNIHARVHKLKTDVDGILSKNASKFSSSENLSFLLNHGDVQQTSSAQSPTISAGNGDTVSVGVIYNSTQDGADFDIGDFVMHDSAISSYGEGPMIPDIIESTVGLLSAVDVTLHSALVVDPCEDMVDNVLIHEVAETDEHTFKSASQYPVERLQDVERGEGEEESLNPVPIPMSDIHMATTNPAVSQEQSTLKSCMYRDGNILKNKRKRGERKACSGSWNKKCSGESENQSHLSCGGISFLQMQGVRLPAINS, encoded by the exons ATGGGTCACTTTGAGAAACCCATCATTAAGGTGGAGCCTTTGGATGAACCAATTAACTCTACAAAAGTTGTTGAGGACACTGAAGTCGACATCATGAGTTGGACAAACAAGGGTGATTTTGGTCCGAACAAAGTTGAGGACCCTGATGCAACAGACTATTCAAGCTCGTTTGCTGACACTACCTCTGATGCTGAAAATGGTTATAGATTGAGTGATGCTGAAGTGGAGTCAGAATTCTTGGGTGATAATGGCTTGGCAAACACTTCTGATGGTTCTGCATTTCCTATGAG GAAGAGGAAGTTGACCAATCGTTGGAGGAACTTTATACGACCTCTAATGTGGCGTTGCAAATGGACAGAACTAAGAATTAGGGAAATTGACTCACAAGCATTGAAATATAGTAAAGAGCTTGCAGAATATGACAAGGGAAAACATACAGCACCTGATGAATTTACTTTAGAAGAGTTTGGTTCAAAGTCATTGCCATTTTTGGGTGAACAGCTCAGAAGTAAGgccaaaaagagaagaagaaggaagaaagttgAAGACACAACTGATATTGGATCGTATACATCACGTCATTATATTTTCTCCTATCTTG AGAATAAGAAGTCTGATCCTGATGGCTATTTGGCTGATGATTTTGGCAATCCAG TGATCACAGAGCCGCATGTTGATTCAACAGACAGATTTGACATTGGAGAAGATCAACCTTTGTTGGATTTCAATGAAATCGATGCTTCCTTCCAGAAGATGCTTTGGACAATAGACAATATACATGCTAGGGTCCACAAGCTGAAGACTGATGTTGATGGAATCCTGTCCAAAAATGCTTCAAAGTTTTCTTCATCAGAAAATTTGAGCTTTCTTCTAAATCACGGTGATGTGCAGCAGACTAGCTCTGCTCAAAGTCCTACAATCTCTGCAGGGAATGGAGATACAGTATCTGTTGGGGTTATTTATAATTCAACTCAGGATGGAGCCGACTTTGATATAGGAGATTTTGTTATGCATGATAGTGCTATTTCAAGTTATGGAGAAGGTCCTATGATTCCTGATATAATTGAGAGCACTGTTGGCTTATTGTCTGCTGTTGATGTCACCCTCCATTCGGCCTTGGTTGTTGACCCGTGTGAAGAT ATGGTGGACAATGTCTTGATACATGAGGTAGCTGAAACAGATGAGCACACCTTTAAAAGTGCAAGTCAGTATCCTGTGGAGAGGCTTCAGGATGTGGAGAGAGGTGAAGGGGAAGAAGAAAGTCTGAATCCTGTTCCTATCCCCATGTCAGATATTCATATGGCAACAACAAACCCTGCAGTGTCTCAAGAGCAATCAACTCTGAAGTCCTGTATGTATAGAGATGGGAACATTctcaagaacaaaagaaaacgCGGGGAGCGCAAAGCGTGTTCAGGCAGCTGGAACAAGAAATGCTCGGGGGAATCTGAGAACCA GTCACATTTGAGTTGTGGTGGAATCAGCTTCCTGCAAATGCAAGGTGTAAGGCTACCTGCAATAAACTCATAA
- the LOC100789398 gene encoding uncharacterized protein isoform X3 gives MGHFEKPIIKVEPLDEPINSTKVVEDTEVDIMSWTNKGDFGPNKVEDPDATDYSSSFADTTSDAENGYRLSDAEVESEFLGDNGLANTSDGSAFPMRKRKLTNRWRNFIRPLMWRCKWTELRIREIDSQALKYSKELAEYDKGKHTAPDEFTLEEFGSKSLPFLGEQLRSKAKKRRRRKKVEDTTDIGSYTSRHYIFSYLENKKSDPDGYLADDFGNPVITEPHVDSTDRFDIGEDQPLLDFNEIDASFQKMLWTIDNIHARVHKLKTDVDGILSKNASKFSSSENLSFLLNHGDVQQTSSAQSPTISAGNGDTVSVGVIYNSTQDGADFDIGDFVMHDSAISSYGEGPMIPDIIESTVGLLSAVDVTLHSALVVDPCEDVMVDNVLIHEVAETDEHTFKSASQYPVERLQDVERGEGEEESLNPVPIPMSDIHMATTNPAVSQEQSTLKSCMYRDGNILKNKRKRGERKACSGSWNKKCSGESENQVALV, from the exons ATGGGTCACTTTGAGAAACCCATCATTAAGGTGGAGCCTTTGGATGAACCAATTAACTCTACAAAAGTTGTTGAGGACACTGAAGTCGACATCATGAGTTGGACAAACAAGGGTGATTTTGGTCCGAACAAAGTTGAGGACCCTGATGCAACAGACTATTCAAGCTCGTTTGCTGACACTACCTCTGATGCTGAAAATGGTTATAGATTGAGTGATGCTGAAGTGGAGTCAGAATTCTTGGGTGATAATGGCTTGGCAAACACTTCTGATGGTTCTGCATTTCCTATGAG GAAGAGGAAGTTGACCAATCGTTGGAGGAACTTTATACGACCTCTAATGTGGCGTTGCAAATGGACAGAACTAAGAATTAGGGAAATTGACTCACAAGCATTGAAATATAGTAAAGAGCTTGCAGAATATGACAAGGGAAAACATACAGCACCTGATGAATTTACTTTAGAAGAGTTTGGTTCAAAGTCATTGCCATTTTTGGGTGAACAGCTCAGAAGTAAGgccaaaaagagaagaagaaggaagaaagttgAAGACACAACTGATATTGGATCGTATACATCACGTCATTATATTTTCTCCTATCTTG AGAATAAGAAGTCTGATCCTGATGGCTATTTGGCTGATGATTTTGGCAATCCAG TGATCACAGAGCCGCATGTTGATTCAACAGACAGATTTGACATTGGAGAAGATCAACCTTTGTTGGATTTCAATGAAATCGATGCTTCCTTCCAGAAGATGCTTTGGACAATAGACAATATACATGCTAGGGTCCACAAGCTGAAGACTGATGTTGATGGAATCCTGTCCAAAAATGCTTCAAAGTTTTCTTCATCAGAAAATTTGAGCTTTCTTCTAAATCACGGTGATGTGCAGCAGACTAGCTCTGCTCAAAGTCCTACAATCTCTGCAGGGAATGGAGATACAGTATCTGTTGGGGTTATTTATAATTCAACTCAGGATGGAGCCGACTTTGATATAGGAGATTTTGTTATGCATGATAGTGCTATTTCAAGTTATGGAGAAGGTCCTATGATTCCTGATATAATTGAGAGCACTGTTGGCTTATTGTCTGCTGTTGATGTCACCCTCCATTCGGCCTTGGTTGTTGACCCGTGTGAAGATGTA ATGGTGGACAATGTCTTGATACATGAGGTAGCTGAAACAGATGAGCACACCTTTAAAAGTGCAAGTCAGTATCCTGTGGAGAGGCTTCAGGATGTGGAGAGAGGTGAAGGGGAAGAAGAAAGTCTGAATCCTGTTCCTATCCCCATGTCAGATATTCATATGGCAACAACAAACCCTGCAGTGTCTCAAGAGCAATCAACTCTGAAGTCCTGTATGTATAGAGATGGGAACATTctcaagaacaaaagaaaacgCGGGGAGCGCAAAGCGTGTTCAGGCAGCTGGAACAAGAAATGCTCGGGGGAATCTGAGAACCA gGTAGCCTTGGTGTAA